One Glycine soja cultivar W05 chromosome 7, ASM419377v2, whole genome shotgun sequence genomic window, AAAATTGCAGACAGCATTTGGTATATCTCTACAAAATCAAAGAAATTGTTATCCAAAAATTACCTTTATGGGTTGGCAAATAAGGGCAACATAAAGCAATTATTTTGTTCCCTACTCCCCAAAAAGGACTACAAGTTCTTCATTAAATGTTCCAATTGGACAACAATTTGAGACAAACCATGAAGAAAGAATGACAAATAAATTGATATAGTGAGCGTATATACAACAAAAACCCACTAGGTGAGTGAGAGTAAGAAATACACTGAGCAAATGCATAAGCTACAAGCATTATTGAATTATAAAGCATTAAGCATCACTTTGTATGTATTTAAtagaacaaaagaaatataagtaaagaaaatatatagaaCAAATGTGATAAGcttcagaatttttttatttgtttcatgaGCCCTTAcagaaaaatcaatatttagtttcttgataataataacaaatgccACGAAATAGTAGAAAGCCAGTGGCACTTCAACTTAAAGAGAAACGTTCCCATCAGACTGTCAAAGAGGAAGAAAGGGAAGGAAAGTAAAATTATACCTTGTCCAGATCCTTCACCTTCTAATGAAGTAGATTCTCTCTCTGCCAGAGCTTCCTCTTCAAACTGCTCTCGTCCTTCAAGCAGAATGCTGAGATACTTGTACATATTGCTTTGAATCATAAGCTTGATGTTTTGTGATTCTTCTGCAGAAAACTTGTTTCCATATAAAAACTTGGCCTGTTCCACagatagagaaaatgaaagcattaaaaattagaaatgataaaatacaaaaaaaaaaataataataatcagtACCACACCATTAACAGTTTAACACCAGGTAAATAGATAAATAACCATTGCAAGATGTCAAAATGAAGATGTGCCATAACTACAATAAAGCCTGTTCCCACTAAAAATATGTCATAACCATGTAAACTAAAATAACacagttttcaaaaaatatcttcTGCCATATGTACACTGAAAAAGCCATCCATAATGAGCATATGAGAAAACACTAGACTAAAAACAAAGGTACAGATGGGTTTCCATTATCCATCAGTCTAAGACATACACATTTGAATGCGTCTAACTTCTCGTTTAAATATACATCTAACTTCTAAGTATGTATGTATTGTGCAAACATACATAAATGGTATGCATTAGCACATTTTATGAATGTGACAAGCACATGGAACATTCATACACAGAACTATTGGTATATGCATGCATGCACGTATCATCCATAAAACAAATATCTATACAACATATATTTGTGATAGTGTGGATGAGCACATGTATATATCTAAAATCCTAAGAAAATAATCTActgtataattatataatataactaGCAGCCCACCAGCATCCATTGCATTACGAACCAAGCACATAAACTGTGACTCTACACTAAAGTCCTTTGTCAGGCAAAGAGGGAAAGCCAAAGATATTGATCACAAACCGCCAGACTAAAGTTAATAAGAACAGAAAGGTATGAATATGTGCAGCTATGAGACAGAGGATGAGAAAGATGGAAGAAgtgaaagagaaaggaaaaaaaaaaaacatacctgTTTGAATAGAGTAGCTGTTCCAGATCCTTCCAtaccaaacaacaaaagtttctgAACTCTACCATGCTCCAAATATTCAGGCACAGATCTTGTTGAATAGTTAGTAGAATTATCTTTGACCCCAGGAGGATTAGTAGGAGGTACAGGCAATGACAATAATGAACAAATGAAACGAGTGGATGCCTGCCTACCATAAACCAAACTAATATTGTATAAAAAACCAAATCAAGACATACACTTTTAAGCTCAAATAGAACAAAAGATATATGTTATTATCAGATAAGAGAGAACCTTTCCCCATATGTTTCCCTTAATATTATTTTGCCCTTCTTCCTCATAAGATCCATCTTCATAAACCCAGAAATGGGTATCTCGTGGACATTGAACATTTGCTAGCTGAAATGATATCCACCAAGTCACAAATAAATCATTGATGAGATGATAAAGGCAACAAATTACAAATAGATAAACAAAACATAATTTGCAGCCTTCCAATGCAGTTAGACATAGAGACCAAAAGTGAAACATGAGAGCTTAATGGTATATGATTGCAGCAAATATCATATCTACAGGAACGAGAAAGACAAGATTCAAGATTTCATTCACTTGAGATGGTCTAAAAGCATTAAAAAGAGGAAGCTGTCTACTGAAAAGTCCTTGCAGTCCTCCTTTCAAGACAAGCTTCATAAGATCTTAAGTTACTTTGGCAAGCATTGTTCTTTAAAAGTTACAAAGATGTGCAGAATAAGaaacaaacatcaaagaaaTGATAAGTGAGCACGAAAAGAAAGAACTTAAGTGAAAACAGACattttaaatacaaattataggtataccataacaaaaaaaataaaaataaaaattgaaggaCCATCATAAAAACCATGAATGAATTCTTTATGCATCGAATCTAAGGGACTCATAAACCATGTTAAACTTGATTGTTGATTGTGAACAAGTAGAAATTATGGTTGTGTTAAAAATTTTAGAGCAAATTACAGCAACACCCCCTGAGCTTTTATCAAATTACACATAACCCCACCCTTTTTGATTTTCCTATAATAACAGCCCGTTAAGTTTGAAAACACCACATTAGCATCCCTTTATATGTTTGAAAACATTACAGTGACCCTCCCTCAACACCCCCTCAAATCTTACACTAACATCCCCTACAAGGGAGGTGAATGTAATGGTTAAAAATGCAGGGGATGCTTGTGTAATTACACAAAACCCAAAGGGTGTTGCTGTAATTtgcttaaaattttaagaatttaaccGAATGCATGTGATGCTAGACTTATAGTACCATTTTAGTAATCAGGTAGCTTAAATGTTTGAAATATTGCCTCTTAATTTAATGGGGAACtgcttagaaaaaaaattaatgtgcgTCCAGGGTTAATATACATGATCTTTTTCGTTGATAAAACTTTACCCTGCACAGGTAGTAGTTTATGTAATgcttttttcttaatattgaTAGTATTTGGTAAGAATTTGATAATAACAAGCAAAATCCAAACACTTAAATGCTTATAAACAGAAATGGCCACAAGTTGactgataataattaataacatggGTCTGTATTCATTTGTGTTTTTCCCTTATAAAACCAATTGTCTATAAACTCGTGAAACACTCTACAACAATCAATATTCAGTCAGTAGGGTTCCCACATGGTAATTCACACACAACCTTAGTTGAAGCCCAAACATAGAAAACCTTGACGCTCAGCTAAGGAATTTGGTATCTAATCTTCCAAACATAGAAAACCTTGACGCATTCTAGCCTTCTAGTACATTCACTGACTTCCATGTTTTACTATTTCATTCAGAATCTAATCTTCCAAACACAGATGAAAGTAGAAGcatgattatttatttgattacctTTAACATTCTAAGCTCAATCTTTGTTATTTCACGGCCATTCATGTAGACTCTAGTATTCCCATTGCTCGCGTCCGTCTGAAGCTTGCCTCCAATATTTAGCTTCGAACTTATTATTTTATCGGGCTTTTCTCCCTCCTGAAATCAATCCATCACATCCAAATTCAGcaaaacaataataaagcaaaatCCAAAAACAGTAGTTCCTATATTTTCCAAAGACTGACAAACACAAATACACACAAAATACTACATATTGAAACATTCAActtgatatattttttccattttcaccTTGCCCCAAAGTCCAGAGTCCTTATCATACCAATACCTCCCAGGCTTCAACTTCTGAGGAGGGATAGGGCAGCCCAGAATCTCAGCCAACTCCTCTTGTCTTAACTGCCTGCCATTCACAACAAGCTGCTCCGGCCGAAGCTGATTCGCAGGACACTCCTTTTCAGCCCTCATTATCTGATTAATCTCCAAAGAACTACACACTTTCGACAACATTCTGGAACACTTCCCCAAAGTCGACCTCTTCGACTCATCAATTGGCTTCCCAATGCAACTCACGCATTTCCTTCCCTCAGGCATAGACCCCATCGCTTTCAGCACACAGTTACTGCAATACCTTGAATCACACACCAAACACGCTTCCTTCTCCTTCAACCTGTTGCCATTCCCGCATCTGCTACAAATCCACCGCTTCTTATTCCGTGACGGTGACGCGGTCACCGGCGATCCCACCGGCTCCGTCGCCACAGACCGCGGCGACGGATAATCGTCGCCGTCGTCGTCCTCCGAGTCCCTCGGAGTGTGAAACGTCACCGTTATCGGCCGTTTGCCAGCTCCGGTTCCGCTCCGCGGCACTGGAGCCGAATTCGGAGGCGTCTGCGGCGCAGACGCCTCCGAAGCGGAACTCGCGCCGTCGTCGGCGTCGTTGTTCACCTCTCCAGAGAAATCAGAGCGGTAAGCCACCTCGCCGCTGCGGGAATCGAACTGCGACTGCGTCCTGGAAACAGACGACGACCTCCGGCTCTCGGCCGGACTCCTCGGCGGCGGCGCGCTGTCGAAGCCGCCGTTGCGGACGCGGCTGAACCGCGGATGCATCGGCATGGCGACCGGAATCGAGGTCGCCGCGTTGTGATCGGAGACGATCGAAGCCGTACGAATGGGAACGGCGGCGCCACCGGCTGCGGCGGTGGCGGCTCCAATTTCGAGCGGATCAACCTTGGGAACGTCGTAGGGAACCGGAGGACCTTCGTACTCGATGGCGATGGAGTAATCGAGGTGTTCCTCGTCGGGAAGCGGGGCGCCAGCGGGGAGCATGCGGCGGAGGACGTGCTCCCATGATTTGTAGTCTTCGGACGCCATTTTAGGGTTTTGATGGCGAGAAAAGTGGGTAAGAGTTCGAAGGAATCAACGAAAAGGTTTCATAGTCTTTTGGTTTGGatcagagagagagaaaggtgtAAGAGTGTCTCCTCTCAGTGTTGAGTTGTCAGCTGCAGCAGTTGGCAGATAGAAAGTAAACGGAGCCATTTAACGGCAGACTCTGTCTCTCTTCGATAACGGTTCCCGATTCCGTTATGTTTGACGTCATCGTGATTTCATATATGcatttttaatacttatttatGGCATAGGCATTGCCTTAGTCGCACACTTGATTCTAttcatcaaaacaaaaattctttaattctttattgttcctttcaataaaaaaattataaaagagattaaaaattaataatcataattaatatatatattgaattttttctaCAGAAATATAAGTGTATtggacatgatatatatatattgaaaggtTAATTGTAAACATATCAtctaaatattatttcttttagtaaaatataaaaaaaaagttatcataTTGATGATAATATCTTAATCCATTCATTAAaatatgcaaataaaaaataaaaaattatagcaatgaaattttataaaagaaaaaaattatgtatagcaaagtgattatttataattaatatatatagtatttattttaggaaaagaTACAtagtattataattaaaaaaatttataatattatatatttattaattttttttagtatttaattaatattacaagtatatatgaataagttaatgttaataaataagtaatattagtataaataatatatttagtagaaataaatatatgtgCAAAGGCAAGGTTTTGACAACATTATagtcattaataaaattgattttataaaataattttaaaaactaaaactaaaataaaaacacgTCTTGAACCtgctttttgttgttttaaaccattttgaaagtgaagaaaaattaatttaattcaattttagtcAAATATgcatttaaattcaaatctaaatttacttcaattgaaaattagaatCTATAATTCTAGATagaaaaacaccccaaaactaaATTTACTTCATTTTATAAATAGGTCAACTAAACTAGTTAaagagttttgaaaaaaaaagtaaaatgacaCGCAATTCAAATTAGgggaatgaaaattataattaaaagaataatgcaATAATATAATACCAAGAGGTTGtacttttcctttaaaaaaaacacaagaggTTATACTCTTATATGCTGCACTATGTACAAGGAACGTTCTTTTGTAAATTTGGCGCAGTCTTGCGTTCAATGTAGGCGTTTGAAACAGCCTTGGTCaattcctaaaaatataaaaagttattaattgTAAACCATTTGAACGTTATTTGTTCtagacccaaaaaaaaaaaaaagaatgttattAACTGATCAAATGCAAATGATTGAATTGGTGATGAGTTATAAACATATGACTCGGTCTCATCACTCATGTTGCGTGTCAAATTACTTTTACCAtgttgatttatatatatatatcatgataATGTTCTTAATATAATTCACTATTTTTTGAGGTTTTACATTTAGAGCATTCTGGAACGAGCAAAGTCATTACCATTGGTATAACAGAATCTCAAACAAGTCCAGCGTAGTGTAATTCTTGAACATGCATATGAAAACACttcattagaaaataaaatatattttgataatttctgTCGTTTTCAAAGTGATTAGATTACCCCTTCCTCCGGTAGCTGTACTTTAGTgtacaaatacaaaaaatatatatatataacacaacatTCGAAGCCATGCCCCTTATACTCGTGGATTTGTAACAAATTATCAACTTTCATTTTCACGCATGTGTTAGAACATTCTCAGGAATTTTTAGGGATACCCACCAATAcagtgaaaggatcaaaatATGAACCAAAatgtctttcatttttcatgcatgagtttttttatattttatggatTATCAATCCTTAGGTCCATTCGGATTGTCAATCCTTATTAGATCTAATGATTTTCAGTCCGTATGTGGttatagaattatttttttcaaaaatataatttacgatttaatttaaaattaatggacCAAGCAAGGATCAAACTTGTGTCTCatgtattattaataaaacactTAAATCAACTAAACTAATAGAcacattatattataaataaatagtgtcgttatatataacactaaaatttctaatttatatttaatgtacatg contains:
- the LOC114418708 gene encoding extra-large guanine nucleotide-binding protein 3-like isoform X1, with protein sequence MASEDYKSWEHVLRRMLPAGAPLPDEEHLDYSIAIEYEGPPVPYDVPKVDPLEIGAATAAAGGAAVPIRTASIVSDHNAATSIPVAMPMHPRFSRVRNGGFDSAPPPRSPAESRRSSSVSRTQSQFDSRSGEVAYRSDFSGEVNNDADDGASSASEASAPQTPPNSAPVPRSGTGAGKRPITVTFHTPRDSEDDDGDDYPSPRSVATEPVGSPVTASPSRNKKRWICSRCGNGNRLKEKEACLVCDSRYCSNCVLKAMGSMPEGRKCVSCIGKPIDESKRSTLGKCSRMLSKVCSSLEINQIMRAEKECPANQLRPEQLVVNGRQLRQEELAEILGCPIPPQKLKPGRYWYDKDSGLWGKEGEKPDKIISSKLNIGGKLQTDASNGNTRVYMNGREITKIELRMLKLANVQCPRDTHFWVYEDGSYEEEGQNNIKGNIWGKASTRFICSLLSLPVPPTNPPGVKDNSTNYSTRSVPEYLEHGRVQKLLLFGMEGSGTATLFKQAKFLYGNKFSAEESQNIKLMIQSNMYKYLSILLEGREQFEEEALAERESTSLEGEGSGQAETAADEKKPSIYSINQRFKHFSDWLLDIMATGDLEAFFPAATREYAPMVDEIWRDPAVQETYKRRKELHNLPDVAKYFLDRAIEISSNEYEPSDKDILYAEGVTQSNGLAFMEFSFDDRSPMSEIYSENSNYPPPLTKYQLIRVNSKGLHDGCKWLEMFEDVRAIIFCVSLSDYDQMWPTSTCQLRNKLLASKDLFESLVKHPCFKDTPFVLLLNKYDVFEDKINKVPLSTCEWFGDFCPVRPHHNNHALAHQAYYYVAMRFKELYYSLTNQKLFVGQTRGWDRSSVDEAFKYIREIIKWDDEKDDDVYEINPEESFYSTEMSSSPFIRQE
- the LOC114418708 gene encoding extra-large guanine nucleotide-binding protein 3-like isoform X2, which produces MASEDYKSWEHVLRRMLPAGAPLPDEEHLDYSIAIEYEGPPVPYDVPKVDPLEIGAATAAAGGAAVPIRTASIVSDHNAATSIPVAMPMHPRFSRVRNGGFDSAPPPRSPAESRRSSSVSRTQSQFDSRSGEVAYRSDFSGEVNNDADDGASSASEASAPQTPPNSAPVPRSGTGAGKRPITVTFHTPRDSEDDDGDDYPSPRSVATEPVGSPVTASPSRNKKRWICSRCGNGNRLKEKEACLVCDSRYCSNCVLKAMGSMPEGRKCVSCIGKPIDESKRSTLGKCSRMLSKVCSSLEINQIMRAEKECPANQLRPEQLVVNGRQLRQEELAEILGCPIPPQKLKPGRYWYDKDSGLWGKEGEKPDKIISSKLNIGGKLQTDASNGNTRVYMNGREITKIELRMLKLANVQCPRDTHFWVYEDGSYEEEGQNNIKGNIWGKASTRFICSLLSLPVPPTNPPGVKDNSTNYSTRSVPEYLEHGRVQKLLLFGMEGSGTATLFKQAKFLYGNKFSAEESQNIKLMIQSNMYKYLSILLEGREQFEEEALAERESTSLEGEGSGQETAADEKKPSIYSINQRFKHFSDWLLDIMATGDLEAFFPAATREYAPMVDEIWRDPAVQETYKRRKELHNLPDVAKYFLDRAIEISSNEYEPSDKDILYAEGVTQSNGLAFMEFSFDDRSPMSEIYSENSNYPPPLTKYQLIRVNSKGLHDGCKWLEMFEDVRAIIFCVSLSDYDQMWPTSTCQLRNKLLASKDLFESLVKHPCFKDTPFVLLLNKYDVFEDKINKVPLSTCEWFGDFCPVRPHHNNHALAHQAYYYVAMRFKELYYSLTNQKLFVGQTRGWDRSSVDEAFKYIREIIKWDDEKDDDVYEINPEESFYSTEMSSSPFIRQE